One part of the Syntrophorhabdaceae bacterium genome encodes these proteins:
- a CDS encoding cytochrome b/b6 domain-containing protein, translating into MSKIYLHPLPVRIWHWLNAFIVIMLFLTGLQLRVPSVNIFSDYRIVVLMHKYFGYAMTLSFFFWLVYYIFTGGLIKHYVIGIKDIKAMPGQALYYAYRIFKNEKNPFEPAFDNKFNPLQKLAYASVMFILTPIIIISGIMFSDIITFFSWIEAIGGIRVLDAIHVAIAYIFLFYLIIHLYMATIGKRFYSHIKAMFTGFED; encoded by the coding sequence ATGAGTAAGATATATCTACATCCATTGCCTGTGAGGATCTGGCATTGGCTAAATGCCTTTATTGTCATAATGCTTTTTCTTACAGGCCTCCAATTGAGGGTCCCATCTGTGAATATTTTTTCAGACTATAGAATTGTTGTTCTAATGCACAAATATTTTGGTTATGCCATGACCCTGTCCTTTTTCTTCTGGCTCGTATATTATATCTTTACAGGAGGGTTGATAAAACATTATGTAATCGGTATAAAAGACATAAAGGCAATGCCTGGCCAGGCTCTGTATTATGCCTATAGGATCTTCAAAAATGAAAAAAATCCCTTTGAGCCAGCTTTTGATAACAAATTCAATCCCTTACAAAAACTCGCCTATGCCTCGGTGATGTTTATTCTAACCCCTATAATCATTATTTCAGGCATCATGTTTAGCGATATCATCACATTTTTTTCATGGATAGAGGCCATAGGCGGCATAAGGGTCTTAGATGCAATCCATGTAGCAATAGCATATATCTTTCTTTTCTATCTCATCATCCATTTATATATGGCAACCATAGGAAAGAGATTCTATTCCCACATCAAGGCAATGTTTACAGGTTTTGAAGACTGA
- a CDS encoding cytochrome c3 family protein, translating to MRYVTVAEQFSVNTQKKIKGLFIKALIFIFFILSPLFSFASIPSDDCLGCHEKYTGFNHGKTQCSSCHSDIASLPHGEKLKKPLCKTCHSKTEEAYQKSIHSKKKMNCKDCHDVHFLTKDKKTCVSCHSNVAHKRLPAPEKHLNNLNCLTCHGKPRHGEISIEINTGKKDIIKPSNIDKDRNGHIDHMEWDNMNAQLKREIKGKEEIKKNYSIKIEDPHLITKTYVTCKECHNDLAIFKKANIHIKGMKTYSIPADIRIFIHELPSIENYRHTVHGKKGVRCLDCHISEKKISDDTCMKCHEKLYSIYKDTAHSEKGATQCTDCHNPHLTRSYKELTLNERINICVRCHKDYINKHKWLPNTVLHFRYLECTSCHSPGSTKSMLFNFVVRDEEKTKPIQYEDIKDIFGKDLTIGKIIDRDGDGMVYYDELIDFFNKIKNRLNKDLFIKSSILVTNPYHNFSQKNLKNKVCNECHSEDARFYNSMLISIPEKKGMVYMPVKKTILAAFPTSIFIDMCLLGEGKIRPAEIRAILKANWKDKPKLVNELGFKLIDFIGITISFIILGVIIIHIILRIVVKK from the coding sequence ATGAGATATGTTACAGTTGCTGAGCAATTTTCTGTGAACACTCAAAAAAAGATAAAAGGCCTTTTTATTAAAGCACTTATTTTTATTTTCTTTATTTTGTCCCCTCTTTTTTCCTTTGCCTCTATACCCAGCGATGACTGTCTGGGATGTCATGAAAAATATACGGGTTTCAATCATGGCAAGACACAGTGTTCTTCGTGTCATAGTGATATTGCATCGCTACCCCATGGAGAAAAACTAAAAAAACCTTTATGTAAAACTTGCCACAGTAAAACAGAAGAGGCATATCAAAAAAGCATCCACAGTAAAAAAAAGATGAATTGTAAAGATTGCCATGATGTCCACTTTCTTACAAAAGATAAAAAGACCTGTGTTTCATGCCATAGTAATGTAGCCCATAAAAGGCTCCCTGCCCCTGAAAAACACTTGAATAATCTTAATTGTCTTACCTGTCATGGAAAGCCAAGGCATGGAGAAATATCCATAGAAATAAATACAGGAAAAAAAGACATAATAAAACCCTCGAATATAGATAAAGATAGAAACGGACATATAGATCATATGGAATGGGATAACATGAATGCCCAATTAAAAAGAGAGATAAAAGGAAAAGAAGAAATAAAGAAGAATTATTCCATAAAGATAGAAGACCCACATCTTATTACTAAAACTTATGTGACATGTAAGGAATGCCATAATGACCTTGCTATATTCAAGAAGGCAAATATCCATATAAAGGGCATGAAAACCTATAGCATCCCCGCCGATATAAGGATCTTTATTCATGAATTACCATCCATAGAAAATTATAGACATACAGTGCATGGGAAAAAAGGTGTAAGGTGCTTGGACTGTCACATATCTGAAAAAAAGATAAGCGACGACACATGCATGAAATGTCATGAAAAATTATACAGTATATATAAGGATACTGCCCATTCTGAAAAGGGTGCTACCCAGTGCACCGACTGTCATAATCCACATCTCACCAGGTCATACAAGGAATTAACATTAAACGAAAGGATAAATATATGTGTCCGTTGCCATAAAGACTATATAAACAAACATAAATGGTTACCCAATACAGTGCTCCATTTTCGTTACCTTGAATGCACCTCATGTCATAGCCCAGGTTCTACCAAAAGCATGCTATTCAATTTTGTCGTAAGAGATGAAGAAAAGACAAAACCAATCCAATATGAGGACATAAAAGATATCTTTGGGAAAGATTTGACCATTGGTAAAATAATAGACAGAGATGGCGATGGTATGGTCTATTATGATGAATTGATAGATTTTTTTAATAAAATAAAAAACAGGCTAAATAAAGACCTTTTTATAAAGAGTTCCATATTGGTGACAAATCCTTATCATAATTTTTCTCAAAAGAATCTAAAGAATAAAGTATGTAATGAATGCCATTCAGAGGATGCCCGTTTCTATAATTCTATGCTTATCTCTATCCCGGAAAAGAAAGGTATGGTATATATGCCTGTAAAGAAGACTATCCTTGCTGCCTTTCCCACTTCCATATTCATCGATATGTGTCTCCTTGGTGAAGGAAAGATAAGACCCGCTGAAATAAGGGCAATATTAAAGGCAAATTGGAAGGACAAACCTAAACTGGTAAACGAACTGGGTTTTAAGTTAATCGATTTTATCGGCATAACCATTTCTTTCATAATTCTTGGGGTCATCATCATTCATATTATATTAAGGATTGTGGTGAAAAAATGA
- a CDS encoding lactate racemase domain-containing protein, which yields MEINLKHNLWDEGGDVRFNLPDNWRMSVLEMEGNKKKVTNKDEIRQTILSLAPIIKDRIKDNGEICIVFDDLSRPTRTYEIVPYLIELFETLRIKDEQIRFLCALGTHAAMGNKAFRKKLGDETPERFPIYNHNPYENCKYLGKTKQGTPIMVNKEYMSCDLKIGIGSFTPHAFCGYGGGYKIVMPAISHIDSIEYHHGVLLQKYRESCFALGRYKDNPLLDDIIECGKTAGLDIKIDCLINTKAEITDIFAGSPDDLYSFMLKTAPSHYSTSFPYKADIVIANSLSKANEAVISLSVAESLLKDTGGDIVLICDVPEGQIVHYLFGRFGKDTWGRLPFGIRNKSNIVRNVFIYSRYRDIANEFWFGIDEKIHWIKDMNEIIEILVNEYKNKTPDVLVVPDATIQMISE from the coding sequence ATGGAAATAAATCTAAAACATAATCTTTGGGATGAAGGTGGAGATGTAAGATTCAATCTTCCAGATAACTGGCGAATGTCTGTTCTGGAAATGGAAGGCAATAAAAAGAAGGTCACAAATAAAGATGAAATAAGACAGACTATTTTGTCTTTAGCCCCTATTATAAAAGATAGGATAAAGGATAATGGCGAGATTTGTATAGTCTTTGATGACCTGTCTCGGCCTACAAGGACATATGAGATTGTCCCATATCTCATTGAGCTTTTTGAAACTCTCCGTATAAAAGATGAACAGATAAGGTTTTTATGTGCCCTTGGCACGCATGCTGCCATGGGTAATAAGGCATTTAGAAAAAAATTAGGCGATGAAACACCGGAGAGATTTCCAATATACAATCACAATCCTTATGAGAACTGCAAATATTTAGGCAAAACAAAACAAGGCACACCTATTATGGTAAATAAAGAGTATATGTCTTGTGACTTAAAGATAGGGATAGGGTCTTTCACACCCCATGCCTTTTGTGGCTATGGAGGAGGTTATAAGATAGTTATGCCTGCCATAAGCCATATAGATTCTATTGAATATCATCATGGTGTCCTGTTACAGAAATACAGAGAGTCCTGTTTTGCCCTGGGAAGATACAAAGATAATCCTCTTCTGGATGACATCATAGAGTGCGGAAAGACAGCAGGGCTTGACATAAAAATAGACTGCCTTATAAATACCAAGGCAGAGATTACAGATATCTTTGCCGGTAGCCCAGATGACCTTTATAGTTTTATGCTAAAGACAGCACCTTCACATTATTCCACTTCTTTTCCATACAAAGCCGATATAGTGATTGCCAATTCATTGAGCAAGGCAAACGAGGCAGTTATATCTCTATCTGTAGCAGAATCATTGCTGAAGGACACCGGTGGTGATATAGTCCTTATTTGTGATGTCCCTGAAGGGCAGATAGTCCACTATCTCTTTGGGAGGTTTGGAAAGGACACCTGGGGGAGATTACCTTTTGGCATAAGGAATAAGTCAAATATAGTTAGAAATGTATTTATTTATTCCCGTTACAGGGATATTGCCAACGAGTTTTGGTTCGGTATAGATGAAAAGATCCACTGGATAAAAGATATGAATGAGATAATCGAGATACTTGTAAACGAATATAAAAACAAGACACCAGATGTTCTTGTGGTCCCTGATGCAACAATTCAGATGATATCAGAATGA
- the cimA gene encoding citramalate synthase → MKVEFYDTTLRDGAQSEDISFSLNDKLRITEKLDEFGMHYIEGGWPGSNPKDLLYFKEVKGLSLKNSKIVAFSSTIKANSKPEEDETLKAVFDADTEYVTIVGKSWDLHVTDALKVKLDTNLRMIEKTIEYLKKHGRTVFFDAEHFFDGYRNNRAYAMKVLKVAQDAGADLIVLCDTNGGSMPFEVYDIVRQVGKDLDIKLGIHTHNDTENAVANSLMAVKAGCCHVQGTINGYGERCGNANLCSIIANLIIKMGFDGISKDKLVHLKELSLFVDEMANIIPDKHRPYVGDSAFAHKGGIHVSAIRKNPETYEHIEPGLVGNKQRVLISDLSGESSILYKAQEYKIDMERDKKASKEIIRKIKELELLGYQFEGAEGSLELLIKKTLGIHKKYFDLIGFKVIVEKKEKNNSVSEATIMVRVGDKIEHTAALGTGPVNALDNALRKALYKFYPDLREMDLVDYKVRVLSTKDGTKAVTRVLIESSDGSRNWGTVGVSENIIEASWQALVDGIDYKLLIEEEKKEGMKN, encoded by the coding sequence GTGAAGGTAGAGTTTTATGATACTACCTTAAGGGATGGTGCCCAATCAGAGGATATATCTTTTTCCCTCAACGATAAACTGAGGATAACGGAGAAGCTCGATGAATTCGGTATGCATTATATCGAAGGCGGCTGGCCTGGTTCAAATCCAAAGGACCTCCTTTATTTTAAAGAGGTTAAAGGTCTCAGCCTAAAAAACTCCAAGATAGTGGCCTTTAGTAGCACCATCAAGGCAAACTCTAAACCAGAAGAGGATGAGACCTTAAAGGCAGTCTTTGATGCAGATACAGAATATGTAACCATTGTGGGAAAGAGCTGGGATCTCCATGTTACAGATGCCCTAAAGGTAAAGCTTGACACAAACTTGAGGATGATAGAAAAGACAATAGAATATCTGAAAAAACACGGCAGGACAGTATTTTTTGATGCAGAGCACTTTTTTGATGGATATAGAAACAATAGAGCTTATGCCATGAAGGTATTAAAGGTAGCACAGGATGCAGGTGCTGATCTTATTGTCCTTTGTGATACCAACGGTGGAAGTATGCCATTTGAGGTATATGATATTGTCAGACAGGTAGGAAAGGATTTAGATATTAAGCTTGGGATACATACCCACAATGATACAGAAAATGCCGTTGCCAACTCCCTCATGGCTGTCAAGGCAGGTTGCTGTCATGTTCAAGGGACAATAAACGGCTATGGCGAGAGGTGTGGAAACGCAAATCTCTGTTCTATTATAGCAAATCTAATAATAAAAATGGGTTTTGATGGCATATCAAAAGACAAACTTGTTCATCTTAAGGAATTGAGCCTTTTTGTGGACGAGATGGCAAATATTATACCGGATAAACATAGACCTTATGTGGGTGATAGTGCATTTGCCCATAAGGGTGGAATTCATGTGAGTGCTATACGAAAAAATCCAGAGACATATGAACATATAGAACCCGGTCTTGTAGGCAATAAACAGAGGGTGCTCATCTCTGACCTTTCAGGTGAGAGCAGTATCCTCTATAAGGCACAAGAATACAAAATAGACATGGAAAGGGATAAAAAGGCATCAAAGGAGATCATAAGGAAAATAAAGGAACTCGAGCTTCTGGGCTATCAATTTGAGGGTGCAGAAGGCTCTCTTGAGCTTCTTATAAAAAAGACGTTGGGAATTCATAAAAAATATTTTGACCTCATAGGGTTTAAGGTGATTGTGGAGAAAAAGGAAAAAAATAACTCTGTATCAGAGGCAACTATCATGGTAAGGGTGGGAGATAAGATAGAGCATACTGCAGCCCTTGGAACAGGACCTGTCAATGCCCTTGATAATGCCTTAAGGAAGGCACTTTATAAATTTTATCCTGATTTAAGGGAAATGGATCTTGTGGATTACAAGGTGAGGGTGTTGTCTACAAAGGATGGGACAAAAGCTGTAACAAGGGTCTTAATAGAAAGCAGCGATGGAAGTCGCAACTGGGGGACAGTGGGTGTGTCAGAGAACATAATCGAGGCAAGCTGGCAGGCACTTGTTGACGGTATAGATTATAAACTTCTTATAGAGGAAGAAAAGAAAGAGGGGATGAAAAATTGA
- a CDS encoding ABC transporter ATP-binding protein — MLQVKGISKSFDGFKAVNNANLDVKQGEIVAVIGPNGAGKTTLFNLITGILKPDSGSVLFKGEDITGIPPYEICRKRISRSFQIVNIFPRLTVFENTQVAVLARLKKTWNLFTPSKKLAIQETEEILKNVGLIDKKDRVTSLLSHGDRKVLEIAMALGGNPEFLILDEPTAGMAPEETARCIELIKHLSEKLGLTILFCEHDMEIVFGIANRIMVMVRGATIIQGTCDEVRCNQAVQDAYLGGSDVCLM, encoded by the coding sequence TTGCTTCAGGTAAAAGGGATATCAAAATCATTCGACGGTTTTAAGGCAGTAAACAATGCAAACCTCGATGTTAAGCAGGGTGAGATAGTAGCAGTCATCGGCCCAAACGGTGCAGGCAAGACCACTTTATTCAATCTCATAACAGGTATACTAAAGCCCGATAGCGGAAGTGTTTTATTTAAAGGAGAAGACATCACAGGTATTCCACCATATGAGATATGTAGAAAGCGAATATCCCGTTCCTTTCAAATAGTAAATATATTTCCCAGGCTTACTGTCTTTGAAAATACCCAGGTGGCTGTCCTGGCAAGACTGAAGAAGACCTGGAACCTTTTTACTCCATCAAAAAAGCTGGCCATACAGGAGACAGAAGAGATTTTAAAAAACGTGGGGCTCATTGATAAAAAAGACAGGGTAACATCGCTCCTATCCCATGGTGACCGTAAAGTCTTAGAGATTGCCATGGCATTAGGTGGGAACCCTGAATTTCTCATCCTTGATGAGCCTACTGCAGGTATGGCGCCGGAGGAGACAGCAAGATGTATTGAACTCATCAAACACCTCTCGGAGAAACTCGGACTCACCATATTATTTTGTGAACATGACATGGAGATCGTCTTTGGCATAGCCAACAGAATAATGGTTATGGTAAGGGGTGCAACAATCATCCAGGGAACATGCGACGAGGTGAGATGTAATCAGGCAGTTCAGGATGCATATCTTGGCGGGAGCGATGTATGCTTGATGTAA
- a CDS encoding ABC transporter ATP-binding protein: MLDVKGIHTYYGLSHILYDVSLKVEKGEVVGLLGRNGAGKSTTMRSIMGLTPPKDGEITFNGENITGEKPFKLYRKGIGYVPDDRRVFADLSVDDNLDIVYRRGIEWNKERVYELFPALGEIKNRRAGNLSGGEQQMLTIARALMGSPELLLLDEPTEGLAPLIVRDLEEQIIKLKQTGISILLSEQNVRSAMKLIDRVYVIDNGRIRFQGTAKELEENEEVKKKYLMV; this comes from the coding sequence ATGCTTGATGTAAAAGGTATCCACACATACTATGGTTTGAGCCATATACTTTATGATGTCTCTTTAAAGGTTGAAAAAGGAGAGGTGGTAGGTCTACTGGGTAGAAATGGTGCAGGGAAGAGCACTACCATGAGAAGCATCATGGGTCTTACACCGCCAAAAGATGGTGAAATCACTTTTAATGGAGAGAATATAACAGGTGAGAAACCCTTTAAACTATATAGGAAAGGCATAGGTTATGTCCCTGATGATAGAAGGGTCTTTGCAGACCTCTCGGTTGATGATAATCTGGATATAGTATATAGAAGAGGCATTGAATGGAACAAAGAAAGGGTATATGAGTTGTTTCCTGCGCTGGGAGAGATAAAAAACAGAAGGGCAGGCAATTTAAGTGGTGGTGAACAGCAGATGCTCACCATTGCCAGGGCGCTTATGGGTTCGCCTGAACTTCTATTACTCGATGAGCCCACAGAAGGACTTGCTCCCCTTATTGTCCGTGACCTGGAAGAACAGATAATAAAGCTTAAACAAACAGGGATAAGCATACTCCTGTCTGAACAGAATGTCAGGTCTGCCATGAAACTCATAGATAGGGTCTATGTCATAGACAATGGTAGGATAAGATTCCAAGGGACTGCAAAGGAACTGGAGGAGAATGAAGAGGTAAAGAAGAAGTATTTGATGGTATGA
- a CDS encoding ABC transporter substrate-binding protein — MKKVLFFSLLFVFIFGFFLAVPCTYAQKTLKVGIVDTYTGPPSTFTIDVRDGFEMAVKKINAKGGVLGRKIEFTTRDEKFKPDIGLAMAKELVLKEKVDILMGTINSATALAVSDFAKKEKIPFFVTFSKSEKIVVDKGHRYVFNMNENAMMAGRAAGYALGKKPYTKYWIAGDDYEYGHSIANNVWENVQKTNPKAVLVGQTWWKVGEADFTPYITQILAAKPDFIIVATGGSGMVNFQKAAKATGLAQKIPFYQHTATELSVLKPQGQNAPEGVYGTANYFFYYPDTPANRAFVEEFKKAYNREPRIGALSGYMTAMFIAEGYKKAGTFDKEKFITALEDMTLDSPVGKLQIRACDHQLVLPMYFGKTKKDPKYDFLIAGDIEVIQGKDYMPTCDEIRKIRTYKK; from the coding sequence ATGAAAAAGGTTTTATTTTTTTCTCTCCTTTTTGTCTTTATTTTCGGATTCTTCCTTGCAGTCCCATGCACTTATGCACAGAAAACACTAAAAGTTGGTATTGTTGACACCTACACAGGTCCACCCAGCACATTCACCATAGATGTCCGTGATGGATTTGAGATGGCGGTGAAAAAGATAAATGCTAAAGGCGGGGTTTTAGGGAGGAAGATAGAGTTCACCACAAGGGATGAAAAGTTCAAACCTGATATAGGGCTTGCCATGGCAAAAGAGCTTGTTCTTAAAGAAAAGGTGGATATACTTATGGGAACCATAAACAGCGCCACGGCCCTGGCTGTATCAGATTTTGCAAAAAAAGAGAAGATCCCCTTCTTTGTAACCTTCTCAAAAAGTGAGAAGATTGTTGTTGATAAGGGACATAGATATGTCTTCAATATGAATGAAAACGCCATGATGGCAGGCAGGGCAGCAGGATATGCCCTGGGTAAAAAACCATATACTAAATACTGGATTGCCGGAGATGATTATGAATATGGCCACTCCATAGCCAATAACGTATGGGAGAATGTGCAGAAGACAAACCCCAAGGCAGTGTTAGTAGGTCAGACCTGGTGGAAGGTTGGTGAAGCAGATTTTACACCATATATCACCCAGATACTGGCTGCTAAACCTGATTTTATCATAGTAGCCACAGGTGGTTCTGGCATGGTGAATTTCCAAAAGGCAGCCAAAGCAACAGGCCTTGCCCAGAAGATACCATTCTATCAGCATACTGCCACAGAGCTTTCGGTGCTTAAGCCACAGGGACAAAATGCCCCTGAAGGCGTATATGGAACAGCAAACTATTTCTTCTATTATCCTGATACACCTGCAAACAGGGCATTTGTGGAGGAGTTTAAAAAGGCATACAACAGAGAACCAAGGATAGGAGCCCTTTCAGGCTATATGACTGCCATGTTTATTGCAGAGGGCTATAAAAAGGCAGGGACCTTTGACAAAGAAAAATTTATAACTGCCCTGGAAGATATGACCCTTGACAGCCCTGTGGGCAAACTACAGATTAGGGCATGCGACCATCAGCTTGTCCTTCCCATGTATTTCGGCAAGACCAAAAAAGACCCAAAATATGATTTCCTTATAGCAGGTGACATCGAGGTCATTCAGGGTAAGGATTATATGCCCACATGCGATGAAATCAGGAAGATAAGAACCTACAAGAAGTAA
- a CDS encoding branched-chain amino acid ABC transporter permease yields MEKGFSKGRIWAIIGIIILFIIPLILPRFYIYLTSIILLTGLVATSLNLVLGYGGIFQFHHAVFYGVGAYATALMIIKSGLTPWLGFIVGPLISALLSLIMGIICIRLSKLYFGMLQISLGSLVWIIVYRWYSFTGGDDGIHGVPLPDIISSPTSAYYFTLIITFVCFILMYKIIKSPFGSALQGIRDNPIRSEMIGINVKRHQLLALVIAGFFAGIAGSLFVVVDNTVFPDMLFWTLSLEILIMCLLGGWFSFLGPMLGAAIIIALRTFISTYTSYWTLVLGIIMMFVIFFLPNGVLGYIEEKFKKT; encoded by the coding sequence ATGGAAAAGGGCTTTTCAAAAGGTAGAATATGGGCAATAATAGGGATCATCATCCTATTTATAATACCTCTAATCCTGCCGAGATTTTATATTTATCTCACATCTATTATCTTACTCACAGGGCTTGTTGCCACAAGCCTTAATCTTGTCCTGGGCTATGGTGGTATATTCCAGTTTCACCATGCTGTATTCTATGGTGTAGGGGCATATGCCACTGCACTTATGATTATAAAATCAGGGCTTACACCATGGCTGGGCTTTATAGTAGGCCCTCTAATATCGGCACTACTTTCCCTAATCATGGGCATAATCTGTATTAGACTTTCAAAACTCTATTTTGGAATGCTTCAAATATCCCTTGGGTCCCTTGTATGGATTATCGTCTATAGATGGTATTCCTTTACAGGCGGTGATGATGGCATCCATGGTGTGCCTTTACCTGATATTATATCATCACCTACCAGTGCCTATTATTTTACCCTCATCATTACCTTTGTGTGTTTTATCTTAATGTATAAGATCATAAAATCACCCTTTGGGAGTGCGCTTCAGGGTATAAGGGATAATCCCATAAGGAGTGAGATGATTGGTATAAATGTAAAACGTCATCAACTCCTTGCCCTGGTCATAGCAGGTTTCTTTGCAGGTATAGCAGGTTCTTTATTTGTTGTGGTTGACAATACTGTATTTCCTGATATGTTGTTCTGGACCCTTTCTCTTGAGATACTAATTATGTGTCTTCTCGGCGGATGGTTTAGCTTTTTAGGTCCTATGCTCGGTGCGGCCATCATCATAGCATTAAGAACCTTTATAAGCACATATACATCATACTGGACGCTTGTTCTGGGTATTATAATGATGTTCGTTATCTTTTTCCTACCCAATGGCGTCTTAGGCTATATAGAAGAGAAATTTAAAAAAACATAA
- a CDS encoding alpha-isopropylmalate synthase regulatory domain-containing protein yields MNRLLNIRNATKELNILRSLEDYKRPFEIVGTYRLIDDGIKPEATVIIRTEDNETHEASTGVGPVDALANVLKKSLSYIFPMIQRIKLIDFSAKVNDAKSGTSSSVEVSIIFTDGKNIWSVSETAENINMASFMALVDGFEFAISLLQGSKE; encoded by the coding sequence TTGAACAGGCTTTTAAATATCAGAAATGCCACCAAAGAACTCAATATCCTTCGCTCTCTGGAAGACTATAAAAGGCCTTTTGAGATAGTGGGGACATACAGATTAATAGATGATGGTATAAAGCCAGAGGCAACGGTTATTATCAGGACCGAAGATAATGAAACCCATGAGGCATCTACAGGTGTAGGCCCTGTAGATGCCCTTGCCAATGTTCTAAAAAAATCCCTTTCATACATATTTCCCATGATTCAGAGGATCAAACTTATTGATTTTTCTGCAAAGGTAAATGATGCAAAATCAGGGACATCTTCCAGTGTAGAAGTTTCTATTATATTCACAGATGGTAAGAACATCTGGAGTGTCAGCGAGACAGCAGAGAATATAAATATGGCATCTTTTATGGCCCTTGTAGATGGTTTCGAGTTTGCCATATCGCTGTTGCAAGGCTCAAAAGAATAA
- a CDS encoding branched-chain amino acid ABC transporter permease yields the protein MDLLASIFSPKILSQIFVGLSRTTILFIVSSGLSLILGVLRIPNVAHGSLYMIGAFTAYTTSMIFGGGNIGFWMSLIIAPLLVALVSLVAERGLFQFLYEREHLMLLLLTFAFSLVFGDLVKLIWGAEYKSVPVPPAFQGYVYLIGGLPFPLYNFFLLIVGPIVAIALWLMVNKTKIGKIARAAAVDREMVGAVGINVSWVFASVFIIGCLLAGLGGALVAPTVSVTLGMDHTLIMEAFLIVIMGGLGNIWGALLGALIFGLAQSLGILIWPQFGIVFPYAAVIVVLLFRPTGLLKSTW from the coding sequence ATGGACCTTTTAGCCTCCATATTTTCACCTAAGATATTGAGCCAGATCTTTGTGGGCTTGAGCAGAACAACAATCCTTTTCATTGTATCCTCAGGGCTGAGTCTCATACTCGGCGTCCTGAGGATACCCAATGTAGCCCATGGTTCACTATATATGATCGGTGCATTTACTGCATATACCACATCAATGATATTCGGTGGTGGTAATATAGGTTTCTGGATGTCCCTGATCATCGCACCTCTTTTGGTGGCATTGGTGAGCTTGGTGGCTGAAAGGGGTCTTTTTCAGTTTCTCTACGAGAGGGAACACTTGATGCTTCTACTTCTTACATTTGCCTTCTCCCTTGTCTTTGGTGACCTTGTAAAGCTCATATGGGGGGCAGAATATAAATCTGTTCCTGTCCCACCTGCCTTTCAAGGCTATGTCTACCTTATTGGTGGTCTGCCCTTTCCTCTCTACAACTTCTTTCTTTTGATTGTAGGACCAATAGTAGCCATTGCCTTATGGTTGATGGTGAACAAGACAAAGATAGGGAAGATTGCCAGGGCAGCAGCAGTAGACAGGGAGATGGTAGGTGCCGTAGGTATTAATGTAAGCTGGGTGTTTGCCTCTGTCTTTATAATAGGATGTCTCCTTGCAGGTTTAGGAGGTGCCCTTGTAGCGCCTACGGTAAGTGTAACACTTGGTATGGATCATACGCTCATTATGGAGGCATTTCTCATAGTGATCATGGGTGGATTAGGTAATATCTGGGGTGCCCTTTTAGGTGCCCTTATATTTGGCCTCGCCCAATCCCTTGGCATACTCATATGGCCGCAATTCGGTATTGTCTTTCCCTACGCAGCAGTTATTGTGGTGTTATTATTCAGACCCACGGGTTTGTTAAAATCAACCTGGTAA